Genomic DNA from Gimesia aquarii:
GGAGGCTGCTTCATCACCTTCTGCCAATGCCTGAAGTGTGTCATCTAACTGTGAAGTAGAATTCACCCCATTTGTTTTGTCCGCTTGCACTTGCTGATTGATCTCAGTTTGTGACATATCAACAACCTGTTTCTGTAGGAGATCAGCCAGTCCTTCTGGTATGGGTAAAGTCTCTAATGAGTTGGTTTCCGTCACATCAGTCGGCAGACTAATGTCAGTTTGGTCTTCAGCAACTTGGAAATTGGCAGGGGGTTGAATCTCTCCGTCACCAATTATAAGTTCTTGAGCCAATTGCTCTTCACTTTGCGTGGAAAGTGTTGACTCGAATAGAGAGTAAACTTGTCCTTTAGCTTCGTTTTCAGACAGTTTTACTTCTTGTATCGTACTGAGCCCAGATTCTTCAATCGCTTCAACTGATTCTGAATTCTCTTTTGTTTGAGATTCCTGAGCGGATTGTATGGCCTCAGATGCTGACTTTGAAGACCTTGATTCCTGGTACGCTTCGGTATTATTATCTCGGCGACTCTCTCGCTGTTGCACTTGATCTTCACGATAATCAGCATTCGATCTGGAATGGGTGTCCGTTTTTGAAGATCTTTTTTGATCTGATTGAAAATCAACAGATCTCGATTCTGTTTCCTGTCTTCTATCAACTGTCGAATCTGATTGTTTCTTAGACAGGGACTCGCTTAACTGTCTGCGATAAGTAGAATCCGCACTTCGAGATGCCCCCGGATTAATATCGAGATTCGTTTTCCCATATTGACTTAAATCAGGTGCCGGCAGGTCGAGAATGGAAACCTTGTGAGAACTAGACATTTCTCAGTACCTCAGATAAGAAAATGATTCTGTTTACAATCGTTTCGCGTACTTTTTAGGAGTGCGCAATAAAGACCACAGTTGGATTTAACTGTTTCACCAGTATCATTTTCGTCAGAATGAGGTATCAGACATCACGTAAGAATACGTAAAATAAACCTATTTTAGCGAAAAATTGTATTAGGCTTGCGTGGAAAACCTCAATTGTTTTCCGAAAGTTTACCGAGCGTGTCTTCAGAAAGGCTGCGGAACCGTTCATCTTGGGAGATTTGCTTGAATATCTCTTTTCCGCGTTTTATGACCAAAGGATCAGCCATCACCAGGAATTCCTTTAAAAGCTTAGCGATAAACTTCCCATCCATGCCCTTCAGGAGCTCAATATTTTCTTCGGTAGAGAGCTGCATTAAATATTGAACAGCATCACCGGGAGGCAGTGCAACGAGTACACTCTGAGTTTTTTTGGTAGCAGTACTCTGACTTTGCTTTTTCAGGATTTTGAGTTCCTCTTCGAACTCTTTCTTCGCTTCTTCAAAGTTCAGACGATCTTTTTTTAGAGAATCCGAAGACTGAGTGATAGAACTTTTCAGCATTTCAATTTCATCTTCGCGTGATGCTAATTCTAAAATACGCATCTCGCGTTTCAATGTGATCTCGTCACGTGATGGCGACGTTTCCACATCTTCAATAATCGCCACATCATCCAACGACTGCCCCGTAACGATCAGACGAATATCTTTCATTGAATCTGCAGTAAGATGCCCTCTAAACCACAAAAAACCGATGCCCAGTAGTTCTGACATAATGGTCGCTACACAAAAGACACTGACAATAATGGCTAAAGAGCGGATCATCTTGAAACCCTTGTTTGTTGAGTTGCAGCCCAAGTTTCTTCGAGCTCAAATGATTCTTTCCTGGTTTGCTCATAAAGAAACTGCTCACGATGTTTGTCTGACAGCTTTTCCATTGCTTTCACTTCCTGCTCGGCACTTGCGAGTGCCTGTCGGCACGCCTGAATCTGTTTTTCTACAATCTTACGATTGGCTATGATCATCTGAATCTGAGCCTGTAATTGCCCGGCATAGAATCGGAGGCTGGTAGAGCCATCAATGTCAACGGCACCTTTTGATTGCCGTACTCGAATTTCCTGAAACTGTTCTATCCTCAATTCCTCTAAATTCTGCTTCTGTTGGATTAATCGTTGATCTGTCTGTAGTACCTCTCCCAGTAACTGGCGGCATAAACCTCGTTTATGACATCGCATTTTGAGGACAGATTCGAATTGAAACTGAAACTTTTTCATACCGGGTTCGTTACCGCCTCTCGATTAACAAAATGGTCAAAAGATAAATTTCACCTAATCTGTCTTCGTAACTGTCTCAACTTCCTGCTCGCTTTCAGGAACATGACTTATTGACGCTAGTTGACGGGAACGAACAAGTAAATTTTCAAGCCCTTTTGCTGCGTCTTCGTAATTTGAATTTTCTGTGCTTCCCTGTTTCAAATACTCATTCCAGAGCGGTTTTAATCGAATTGCAAGATCGACCTCAGGGTTTGAACCCGCTTGATAAGCACCAATCGAAATCAAATCTTCCGACTGTTGATAAGCAGCCATAAGTTTCTTAATCACTGCAGCCGATTCTTGATGCTCAGAACTGGTGATATCGTTCATGGAGCGACTGATACTTTGTAATACATCAATAGCGGGCCAATGTGATTCATGCGCCAGCTTCCTGGAAAGCATGATGTGCCCATCCAGGATTCCTCGAACAGTATCTGAAATCGGCTCGTTAGCATCATCGGCTTCAACGAGAACCGTGTAGAAACCAGTAATACTACCTGAATTGGTGCGACCACTACGTTCAAGTAGCTTCGGCAGGAGGGAAAAGACGCTTGGAGGATATCCCCTTGTTGCCGGTGGTTCACCAGCAGCTAATCCAATTTCCCGCTGCGCTAACGCATAACGGGTTACGCTATCCATCATGAGTAGTACATCCTGCCCCTGATCGCGGAAGAATTCTGAAATCGCCGTTGCCAGATGTGCTGCACGAAGTCGAATGAGTGCTGGTTCATCACTGGTTGCTACAATGACAACACTACGAGCCAACCCTTCAGGTCCAAGATCACGGTCGAGAAACTCACGTACTTCTCGGCCACGTTCACCCACGAGGCACACGACATTTATATCAGCCGAACTTTGTCTGGCCATTTGCCCCATTAATGTACTTTTTCCGACACCACTGCCTGCAAAAATACCGAGACGTTGTCCTTTTCCGCATGTTAAGAAGCCATCAATGGTTCTGATACCTATACTCAAGGGAGTATCAATCCGCGGACGTTCCAATGGAGAAATCGGTTTCGCTTTCAGGTTTGCACGATGCGATAGCATTGCCTGATTTTTTCCATCAATACAACGCCCCCGGCCGTCCAATACTCTTCCCAGTATCCCCTCTCCCACTGCAACAGCAGGTACAGATTGAATCAATGAAACCCGATCCCCTCGACGAATTCCCGTTAACTCTTCATAGGGAAGTAACAAGGTTTCCTCATCCTGAAATCCAATCACTTCCGCTTCTACAGGTCGACCGTTTTCTCGATCAATAGAACAGACTGCCCCTAAAGGAGCCGGGAAGCCAGAAACAGATGTGGTTAAACCAACGATCCGAGTGACCCTCCCTGTAAGACGAAAAGGTAGTATCTGTTTTATTTGTTGAGAGACATCAAACATAGGTTTCAGCTAGTCCTGATTTTGGATAATTAACTCTTGAGAGATCCTCTCCAATTGAGCTTCAATTGTGGCATCAATGGTTCCATGTTGTGTCTCAATAAAACACCCCCCAGAAGAAATCGATTCATCCTCAATCACTTCACACGTCTGACATCCAGTAAGATTGGTAATAAACGCTTTCGTACCTTCTCCAAGTTGAGCAACATCAACTGGATTCAGATGAAATCTGATGTGCTGTGTACCTGATGCCAGCTTGAGAGCCTCACTCATCATTACGTTCACAGATTCAGGATGAGACTTGAGTTCGTGGCGAATTAGTTTTTCTGCAATGTAAAGGCAAATATCGACAGCCGTAGCATCCCACGTTTTACGCCAGTTTACCTGCTCATTTTGTAGCCCCTCAACAGCGGCCTGCATTGCAGGATAAATTGTCCCCAACCTCTCCTCAACACTTCGATTAGCTATCTCTTCAGATCGAGATTGAATTGATGCTTCCACTTCATGTTGAGCTTCCTCATGGCCTTGTTTTTTCCCTGCAAGAAACGCCTCTTGTTTAATCTGTTCTGCTTCTTGCTGCGCATCGATAATCATCTGACGTGTCTGATTACGTACGGTCAGAATATACTCCTCACAACGTTTTTCGATGTCATTAAAATTGTAAGCAATTTTCGAACCCAGCGACCGAAATGCTTCAGCTTTTAGTAATTTTGTTGTTTCCAGTTCCACCATGCTGATAACTTTTATCAATAAAAAATGAAAAAATGTTCAAATCTCTGCGAGATTATGTTTCGTTAACAATTAATCAATGTTGACTGTAACCTATGTGATATACTGTTCGCTCTCATTTCCAGCAGCGACTTCAATTTCACCTGCGTCTTCTAATCGACGGACACTATCAACAATTTGTTGTTGTACTGCTTCAACATCACTGACTTTAATCGGTCCTAGATATTCCATCTCTTCTCGAAGCATATCAGCCGCTCTTTGTGACAGATTACTGAGAACTTTCTGTTTAATTTCATCAGAGGCACCTTTGAGAGCAATTGCCCACTGGTTGGTATCTACTTCCTTCAACAAGGCTTGAATTGCTTTACCATCCAGTTTGACCAGGTCATCAAAGACAAACATCAAACGCCGAATTTCATCAGCCAGGTCCGGTGTATCTTGATCCATACTTTCCAGAATCCCCTTATTTGTCATACGATCGGTTACGTTCAGAATCTCTGCCACCAGCTCAACACCACCCGCTTTTTCCATTCCCTGACTGAACGTATTTTTCATACGATGTTCGAGACTCTTTTCAACATCACGAATTACTTCTGGGCTGGTTTGTTCCATGTTTGCAATCCGCTTGATCACATCCATCTGCTTATTAGAGGGTAGCCCGGCCAGAACTTCAGCAGCCAGATTACTTGATAAATGCGACATAATCATTGCGATTGTCTGCGGATGTTCTTCTATAATGAATGTCAATAAATTCGCTGCGCCTGACTTCTGTAAAAATCCAAATGGAACAGAATTCATCGTCTGATTGATACTATCGAGAATCGAGCCCGCGCCTTCTTTACCTAATGATTGTTCGAGGAGTTCGTTGACTGCATCCAATCCACCTCGCTCCATATTGGTCTGTTCACTCCGCAACGCTGTAAACTCATTCAAAACGCTTGTTTGTTGCTCTTTAGAAACATCTTGCATGCTGGCTATCATCATAGTGACTTTTTCAACATCTTCTTTGGGCATTAAGCTGAGTACTTCAGCGGCAAGCGCTTTATCCAAGCTCAATAACAAAGTCGCTGCTTTTTGTAATTCATCCATTTTCTTATCCAAAGTCTAAATGATTTTCCAACTTTAATGCCTAAGATCATTTCGAATTAAGTTTTCGATTGAATCCATTTGCTCAATACGATCGCTGCGACTTCTGGGTTATCGCGTACCTGTAGTTGAACTTCATCACGCTGAGTCGGTTCAACGGCCGGTTTTTCTTCTTCCTCTTCTTGCGTAGAGTTGGCTGCCAATTCTGCCAAAGGATTGACTAAGTCCTGATCAACGTCTTTCACTTGAGGCATACTCTTATTGAGCATCCACAATGCCCAGATTGCAAATAAGCCCAAGCCAATCGTACTTCCCCATTGGCTCATAAATTCACCAACACTCTCTGTAATCGGTAATGCTATTTCCGGAACATCTGGATCAACACGTACATAAGAAGAAACACTCACGGCATCAACCGCTGATTGCGAGGGGATGAGCTTTTGCACCTGCTTTTGAATATTTGTCTCGACTTCTGTTTTTATAGCATCTGTTGCCTGTTTGAATGCGGCAATATCAGCTTCTGCTTCTCCTTTTTTTGTACCACGTTTAACGGCAACAGCTTCGTAATAATCCTCTGGAATAGAAACAGAGACTTGCACTGTGCTGGGCATGGCTGCCACAAATTCTTTCTCAGTCCAAGTGAAAGATGGGGCAGTAATCGATTCGTTATTCGTTTCTGTGACTTTCTCATTTTTTTCATTACCACGAGCGACAGACAGAGAGTTAGGCTGATTGGAGCGCGCACCTGGTTCTGATTTGACTGGTTTCGAACTGATACTGCGTTCGCTGGACTGCTCTTTTGACTGCAATGTCACCTTGGCATCGGTACTGATTTCCTGTTTTCGTTCAACATACCGTTTCAGATTCTCAACATCGACATTCACGTTCACAAGGACGTCCGGAATGTATGACAGAGAATCATGTATTTTATCCTGATAGTTTTTAGTATGTTTATTGACCCACGTGATAAATTGGCTATCGAAAGCGTTGTTTTTATCTTCGGTTGTGTAGGATGTTCCCGTCGATTGATCGAACACTGTTACTGAATCAACAGTTAAATCAGGAACCATCGTAGAAACGGCTGCGCGCAGGCTCGTAATTAATACTGGTGTCAAGTCTCTACCAGGACGCGGCTTGACCATTACCGTGGCAGTTACTTCAGGAGTAGTATTATTCCAGCGTAATCGCTTCTTGGAACGAGCCCACATAACACTCGCGTCTTCTATCGCAGGAATAGCTCGAATCATTCGACGTAACTGGTTTCCGAGCGCGATATCACGCATGACCTGCAGTTGGTCCTTGCTGACAAACATGCTTGATTTTTCAAACTGTTCCTGCCATTCTGAAGCCCAGTCAGTCGGTAATCCGCCCCCTTCGATTAAAGCGGCGTTATAGCGTGGGACTTCATTTTGAGGAACCATGATTCTCTGGCCTTTACGACTAAAATCGGTCAAGCCGGCCCGCAACAGAACTTCCTCTGCGTGAATCACTTCCTGAGTTGTAAAGTCTTTCCCGAGCGAAAGGGAGACATAGCTGGAATTTTTGTCTCGAAAAAAGAGCACTCCAAATGCAATCATCATCAATAGTGGAACTGCCAGCAAGATAGCTCGCTGGCTGCCAGACATTGATTGAAGTAACTCATTAAACTGCTGATATACTTTTTTTATGGTATCCATACCGTGCGACCAATCGACTAATCCGTGTCAAAATGGTTTAATAACAAACTGAATTTATTTTCAATCTACATTTGCATCCGCTGAATTTCATTATAAGCTTCCAGAAGCTTATTCCGCATCTGCACCATCATTCGCAGAGCAAGATCTGCTTTCTTAATTGAAGAGAAGACTTCTGCCTGTGTAATGTCTTCTCCTAACAATCCCTTTTCAATCGATTGCTGAGATTGCAACTGAATCTGATTCACATTTTCCAAAGACTGAAGCATCATATCTTTAAAGGAAACATCGCTTGAAACATTATTTGCAGTATTATCATTGAATCCCACTGGCGGAATTCCAGGTGAAAACATATTGCTAATTTGGTTTATGGAATCAGTCATTCTGCTCACTTCCCTGAGATCAGATGAAATTCGGAATTACTTATTATTGGGAATCTGGAAATCACGCCAGAATTCGTAACGAAGTAGTAAACATTTCTTTTGTAATATCCATAGCAGAGATATTCGCTTCATAGGCACGCCCCGCTTCCAATGCATTCACGAATTCTGTCGTAACATCAATATTAGGATATGTCACCAGACCATCCTGGTCTGCATGAGGATGCCCCGGAGTGTATGTTTTTCGTAATTCGCTGTCTGTATCAATTTCAACTTTATATTTGACCCCAACACCTGATCGCTCCTGACCCAGGCTTTGAGTATCTGCCTGAAATGTGACTAATCTTCGGTAGAAAGGCGATTCCCCACTATTAGGATCATGTGATACATTCACAGAGGCAATGTTACCAGCGATCGTATTCATCCGTTGTCGCTGTGCCACCAGACCACTAGAACTGATGTCTATTCCCTTAAACATGTCATGTCCTTTGCAATTATTATAATTATTTATTCTTATTATGATCATTCAAAGCTAGGGACGTTCTGAAATCACCGTCATCAACTGATTCATCTGTGCCATCATGACCTCAACAGCAAATTGCTGCATCAGTGAATTTTTTGTCATGCGCATGACTTGGGACTCCATGCTCCGATTGTTCGCATCTTGAAATGTCAGGTTTTGAGGAGACGCTTCCTGCGCTTCAAATAAGCTTTTAGGAAATAAGTTTTCCAATTGTGATTCAACTGACTGACTATTTGCTAAAGTAACTGGCATCCCTAAAGATTGCGGAGCCGCAGGTCCTGGTATTTTATCTTTCAACTGAACTGCTTCACGTAACGCCTGCTGAAAATCTTCAACGGGTAAGTCACGCATTTTATAAGATGGTGTATCAATATTGGCGATATTCCCTGCAAGAACTTCCTGTCTATGTTCCGCGAACGCGGCCATTTTTTCCAATAAAGGCAAAGAATTCGAATTCAGAATTTGATCTATCATAAAATCCACCTCACAAAATGCTTAAGACACCACGGTCGGTCACGCAGCTCGTTTGACCTTAAATCTTCGTTTCGAATCTGGACCACCTCGAGGCGGATATCCATAAGATCTCAACTTCCCAGAAAGTGTTCGTAGGCCAATATCCAGCATTTGTGCCGTATTTTCACGATTTCCGCCACAACGGGCAAACGTACTTTCTATGAGTTTTTGCTCCATCTCCCGTAAGGTCATCCCGACTAGAGAATCTGTATTTGATATCATCTCTGATCCTATCCAAGGTGATAAACTGGCGGCATCAAGTCGGGAACCGCTGTCAACCAGATTCACATGGCGGATCAGATTTTGTAACTCCTGGACATCCCCAGTCCAATCATGTTTCTTCAACATTTCCAAACCATCTAATGTTAATAGTTTGGGAAGCGTCCCCTCTGTCTTAGCAACTTCACTAATGATATGCTCAGTCAACAACGCCAGATCTTCTTTTCGATCATTCAAACGGGGAACGGAAATTGTTGATTCCGTGAGAATCACTGCCAGTTTTCTCTTAAACTGATTTTGTGATACCAATTCTTTAAGCGAAACATGGCTAGTGGAAATGACTCGACAATTCACATTTTTTTGCTGTTTTTCTTCTGGAGAAAAATATGTTTCATTCTCAAAAATCTTCAACAAAATACCTTGAACAGGTAATGAAGCCAGATTCACCTGATCGAGAATCAAGGTTCCCCCCTCTGCCTGTTCAATACGTCCTGGATTCCAGACAGGCTCGTCTGAATAACTGCTTTCTTCATGTGAATAAAAACCAATCAATTCCCGCTCCACATTCTCTGTAGTCAGAGTATTACAATTCACTTTAATGAGCGGATGAGAATCAATGAACATGGAATCGTGTATAATTTCAGCAATCAGAGATAACTCTGAACCGGGTACCCCTTGCAATAAGACGGGACATTTCAGGTGGATAATATCTGCAATACGATCACGTAATGTTTGAATAACCTGACTATAGCCAATGAGCCGGCGACTGGAGCGTTCATTTAATTCTGAAATCAAGTCAGCACATTCTTGAGACAATCGAGCGTATTTGATAGCAGAATCGAGTAGTCTCCTGATACTATCAACGGAATCCTGGGGATTCAGTTCTGCGAATGGAATCATAGATTCATAGGAAGTCGTTTGACCAGATTTCAAAACCTCTTTTTGTGTTTCATTAGTTAATGCTGGATAAAAAAGAACAGGAATCAAATTCTGCTGATTATCATGATCAACCGAAAGTGTAAACTCCGAAATTGACTTTTGATCAAGTAACACACAAACATCTGCTCTCGCACGGAGCGGTGCTTGTGAAAAATTGACTTCCGCTAAAGGAATTACGGTATACCCTAAATTTGAAAACTGAGCACACACTTCTAGGCGACGAATACGATCCTGAGAAACAACCTGAATCGCTCCACGTGACAAGGAATTTTGTATTTGTTTTATATTCATTATTCAAAACCCATCTAATTGAAAGGTAAAATGATTTGTATTCAAAATAGATCAAACTATTGATCAATATTTAAATGGCGATGAGTGACCGGGGCCAAACTGTCCCGATAGGCTTCGCCCACTCTCTCGCCCTGGTTTAATGACTGGATCTGGTGATTCGTACGATCTCGTCGATCTACCATACATTGGGTACTTGTGTCTTCATTCTTTAACAGCTTTGCAAGAACTTCTTCAGACTCCCGTAAGATCTGTTCGCATACTTCGCGTTGATCAGCTGACAACAAATCTCGCTCACTCCTCCATTTCTCCCAAAGCTTAGGCAATTGTCTGGTGTATTGATCCAGTTGCCCAAATAACCGTTGTTTTTGCCCTAGAACGTCCAGCAAGCCGGAATAGTCATCCTGGTCAATCAAATTTTGCTGCTCAAACGAAAGCTTTAGCAATCTTTTTGAATATTCCAAGCGAACTGAAAATAGTTTGGGATAATCGATCATTTTTAGGGAGGTCAAAAAACTAGATATAATTTTGGTTAAACAAAATCAGGGATACGCCACACGGCGAATAATAATTCCTGAATTGATCTCTATTTTGCGGTTACAACATTAAACACCAGCACCTGTCTCTATTTGATTTGGACGGTTATCAGAATTACGTAGTTCACGTGACCAATCCAACCAGCGGTTCCATTCTTCGCGTCCCAAATTCGTTGCCCTGGACTCAAAGACTTTATCCGGCATCTGTTTCAAAATAATTTTTGCCTGTTCGAGCATACTTTTGGCCTCATTTTTTTTCCCCAGACTCTCGTAACATCCCGACATTTTCATATATGCGATCAGGACTTCCGTGCTTTGAGGATAGCGGTTAACGGCATCATGATAAGATTTGATTGCTTCCTCGTACTTTTCAGTCAGGTACAATAAATGCGCAGTACCAAAACAAGTTGACTTTAGCAATCTTTTTCCCAAAGAATCCAGGCGATCTTCGCTTTCCAGTTTTCGCAGATCACGGTTTAACTTTTTGAGTTGCTGAATGGCCAGGTCCAAATATTCAAACTGTTTTTTTTTCAACTCTTGTCGCGCATTATCTGTTTTTGCATATTTCATTTCTTGAAACGGTTGATCCGCCAAATTTTGAAGAGATCTTGCTAACAGAAAACGCGCTTCATAGACCTTGTCTGATTCAGGGTAACGATCGACATATTCTCGTAGCCGCTTCGTTGCTTCTTCATGAAAGACAATGTTAGCTGCTTCTTTTCGCTTCTGATCAGTCTGTGGTTCTTTCTTTCCTTCTTCTTTTTGAGACTCCGCGATCTTTCCACGATGAAAATTTAGTTTACCCAAAGAGAATAAAGAGTCCTGCCACTGTTTCGCTTTCGGCGTCAAATTGCTTGATTCCAAAATTTCTTTCCAGATTGAGGCAGCCTGATCAAGATCATCTTTCTCAAGATAAGCGATCCCCATCAAATATTTTGCTTCAAATGAAGCGACATCAGTCGGATACCCATTGATGACTCGCTCAAAGTGATCGATCGCCTCATCAAGTTGATCAAGTTCAAGTAAAACTTCACCACGCCGAACAAGTGCCTGTGGCATTTTTTTACTTGGGTTTGTATTAATGAATCGAGTGATCACTTTTAACGCCGTCTCAAAGTCCTGACTTTTATGGAAGTGCTCTGCAGAGATTGATAAAATTTCTCCATAACGATCAGACGTAGTCAGAAGTCTGGCAAGCTCGTAATATGCTTTACCGCTTTGTTTCCAGCGTTCATTCAACTCAGGCTGCATACTTAGCTGCTGACTCACTGTAGATTCATCAAAAACACGTTCCAGATACTCAGCCCATCGGCGATTTGCATTTGCTGCTAATTCTTTCGCTTGAACTGCTGATAACAAAGGGGGAAGGTAATCTGACAATTGAATGGCGGCATTAAAATAGGTCACACCATTTTGAATATTTTTTTCATCAACCCAATCATTCCAGGCATCGAGAACATAAGTCCGAACCCGATCCAGATCAATCCAACGATTACGAAATTCTTCAGGACTCTCAATTGAGCGTAGTGCAGCACGATAGGCAATGAGTGCTTCTTCCGTTCTACCATTCTTTCGTAACAGTTCAGCAAGGTGTAAATAAGCAGCCAGACCTTCATGAGTTCCGGCATAACGATGAGTTGTTTGTTCATATAAATCGATGGCGGCGACTGTATCATTCAACGATTCAGCACACAATCCCATCAAATATGAGGCCTGTCGGGAAAACTTTCGCTCTAAACCCAGATTGTCTTTCACAGGAGCCAGCATACTTAAAGCCTCTTGATACTTTTCTTCTGCCATAAGCGTTTGTGCCTGAAAGACGATTGTTACCTGATTCACAGATTCTTTCTGTTTCACTTTTGACAAAACCTGCTGGGCCTGCTCATTCTTGCCCTGTGCCAGAAAAATCTGTGCCCTTTGTAAATACAATCGATCCCGTGTCAATGAATCCAAATCTTTAAGCTTGAGAGCTTCCGTATTTAACTCGAATGCTTTCTTTAAAACAGTATCCGCTTTATGATCAAGATAGATATCTGTTAGTAACATTGAGGCCTTCAATTTCCCGGGCGGATGTGTCTCAACCGCTTCTTCTAAAAGTGGGCGTGAACTTTTCATAGAACCCAATAAATAAGAACATGTTCCCAGCGCGTAACTCCATTGTGGACGATACTCTTGGTCAATCGCTCTTCTCTCAGCTTCTTTAAGATAACGGCTAGCGATCAAATACTGATGTTCCTGTGATTCTCCGGTAAGTCCTTCTGCATTTTCAAAGGCAA
This window encodes:
- a CDS encoding flagellar export protein FliJ; this translates as MKKFQFQFESVLKMRCHKRGLCRQLLGEVLQTDQRLIQQKQNLEELRIEQFQEIRVRQSKGAVDIDGSTSLRFYAGQLQAQIQMIIANRKIVEKQIQACRQALASAEQEVKAMEKLSDKHREQFLYEQTRKESFELEETWAATQQTRVSR
- a CDS encoding FliI/YscN family ATPase translates to MFDVSQQIKQILPFRLTGRVTRIVGLTTSVSGFPAPLGAVCSIDRENGRPVEAEVIGFQDEETLLLPYEELTGIRRGDRVSLIQSVPAVAVGEGILGRVLDGRGRCIDGKNQAMLSHRANLKAKPISPLERPRIDTPLSIGIRTIDGFLTCGKGQRLGIFAGSGVGKSTLMGQMARQSSADINVVCLVGERGREVREFLDRDLGPEGLARSVVIVATSDEPALIRLRAAHLATAISEFFRDQGQDVLLMMDSVTRYALAQREIGLAAGEPPATRGYPPSVFSLLPKLLERSGRTNSGSITGFYTVLVEADDANEPISDTVRGILDGHIMLSRKLAHESHWPAIDVLQSISRSMNDITSSEHQESAAVIKKLMAAYQQSEDLISIGAYQAGSNPEVDLAIRLKPLWNEYLKQGSTENSNYEDAAKGLENLLVRSRQLASISHVPESEQEVETVTKTD
- a CDS encoding FliH/SctL family protein, which codes for MVELETTKLLKAEAFRSLGSKIAYNFNDIEKRCEEYILTVRNQTRQMIIDAQQEAEQIKQEAFLAGKKQGHEEAQHEVEASIQSRSEEIANRSVEERLGTIYPAMQAAVEGLQNEQVNWRKTWDATAVDICLYIAEKLIRHELKSHPESVNVMMSEALKLASGTQHIRFHLNPVDVAQLGEGTKAFITNLTGCQTCEVIEDESISSGGCFIETQHGTIDATIEAQLERISQELIIQNQD
- the fliG gene encoding flagellar motor switch protein FliG, which produces MDELQKAATLLLSLDKALAAEVLSLMPKEDVEKVTMMIASMQDVSKEQQTSVLNEFTALRSEQTNMERGGLDAVNELLEQSLGKEGAGSILDSINQTMNSVPFGFLQKSGAANLLTFIIEEHPQTIAMIMSHLSSNLAAEVLAGLPSNKQMDVIKRIANMEQTSPEVIRDVEKSLEHRMKNTFSQGMEKAGGVELVAEILNVTDRMTNKGILESMDQDTPDLADEIRRLMFVFDDLVKLDGKAIQALLKEVDTNQWAIALKGASDEIKQKVLSNLSQRAADMLREEMEYLGPIKVSDVEAVQQQIVDSVRRLEDAGEIEVAAGNESEQYIT
- the fliE gene encoding flagellar hook-basal body complex protein FliE, with amino-acid sequence MTDSINQISNMFSPGIPPVGFNDNTANNVSSDVSFKDMMLQSLENVNQIQLQSQQSIEKGLLGEDITQAEVFSSIKKADLALRMMVQMRNKLLEAYNEIQRMQM
- the flgC gene encoding flagellar basal body rod protein FlgC, with amino-acid sequence MFKGIDISSSGLVAQRQRMNTIAGNIASVNVSHDPNSGESPFYRRLVTFQADTQSLGQERSGVGVKYKVEIDTDSELRKTYTPGHPHADQDGLVTYPNIDVTTEFVNALEAGRAYEANISAMDITKEMFTTSLRILA
- a CDS encoding flagellar basal body rod protein FlgB; translation: MIDQILNSNSLPLLEKMAAFAEHRQEVLAGNIANIDTPSYKMRDLPVEDFQQALREAVQLKDKIPGPAAPQSLGMPVTLANSQSVESQLENLFPKSLFEAQEASPQNLTFQDANNRSMESQVMRMTKNSLMQQFAVEVMMAQMNQLMTVISERP
- a CDS encoding sigma-54-dependent transcriptional regulator translates to MNIKQIQNSLSRGAIQVVSQDRIRRLEVCAQFSNLGYTVIPLAEVNFSQAPLRARADVCVLLDQKSISEFTLSVDHDNQQNLIPVLFYPALTNETQKEVLKSGQTTSYESMIPFAELNPQDSVDSIRRLLDSAIKYARLSQECADLISELNERSSRRLIGYSQVIQTLRDRIADIIHLKCPVLLQGVPGSELSLIAEIIHDSMFIDSHPLIKVNCNTLTTENVERELIGFYSHEESSYSDEPVWNPGRIEQAEGGTLILDQVNLASLPVQGILLKIFENETYFSPEEKQQKNVNCRVISTSHVSLKELVSQNQFKRKLAVILTESTISVPRLNDRKEDLALLTEHIISEVAKTEGTLPKLLTLDGLEMLKKHDWTGDVQELQNLIRHVNLVDSGSRLDAASLSPWIGSEMISNTDSLVGMTLREMEQKLIESTFARCGGNRENTAQMLDIGLRTLSGKLRSYGYPPRGGPDSKRRFKVKRAA